From one Butyricimonas faecihominis genomic stretch:
- a CDS encoding C40 family peptidase — translation MNRTFKFNTLYIGILLLALAFSSCTSSKQLAIQKSKTAQLSRKLGFTVNRKDDLPLLEEVSRWLGTPYRYGGTTRTGADCSGFVGAVYKNVYHKSLQRTVVNIYNKDCQRIGKHRLKPGDLVFFNFSKRKKRTLNHMGIYLKNGYFAHASTSKGVMVNHLSENYYKKGWRKSGRVW, via the coding sequence ATGAATCGAACATTTAAATTTAACACGCTATATATCGGGATTCTTTTACTGGCCCTCGCCTTTTCGTCCTGCACCTCATCCAAACAACTCGCCATCCAGAAAAGTAAAACTGCACAGCTATCCCGCAAACTAGGCTTCACGGTGAATCGAAAAGACGACCTACCCCTACTGGAAGAAGTCAGTCGATGGTTGGGAACCCCCTACCGTTACGGCGGAACCACCCGCACGGGTGCCGATTGTTCAGGTTTCGTGGGAGCCGTGTATAAAAACGTTTACCATAAATCCCTACAACGCACGGTTGTTAATATCTATAATAAAGACTGCCAGCGCATCGGGAAACACCGTTTGAAACCGGGTGATCTTGTCTTTTTCAATTTCTCCAAGCGAAAAAAAAGAACCCTCAACCACATGGGTATCTACCTCAAAAACGGTTACTTCGCTCATGCCAGCACATCAAAAGGTGTCATGGTTAACCACCTAAGCGAAAATTACTATAAAAAAGGGTGGCGTAAATCCGGCAGGGTATGGTAG
- a CDS encoding ACP phosphodiesterase: MNYLAHIFLSGDDRRVQIGNFVGDAVKGRTYENYPSGFREGILLHREIDDYTDHHLVVREAIDMLRGDFGRYSGVLTDIYFDHLLARDFRRYSGRSLRWFACGFYGALVLNYCYLPERFKGFLWHFILTNRLVRYASLSGIKRSLEIMVEYKNLGVDPEAAIVFFERNQDRLQELFDRFLPDVQEKCRLMLEADISC, from the coding sequence ATGAATTATTTAGCACATATATTCCTCTCGGGAGATGATCGGAGAGTTCAGATCGGGAACTTTGTCGGGGATGCTGTTAAGGGACGGACTTACGAGAATTATCCGTCGGGTTTTCGGGAGGGTATTCTGTTACACCGGGAAATTGATGATTACACGGATCATCATCTCGTGGTTCGGGAGGCAATAGATATGTTGCGAGGTGATTTCGGACGTTATTCCGGCGTTTTGACGGATATTTATTTTGATCATTTATTGGCAAGGGATTTTCGACGTTATTCCGGGCGGTCATTGAGGTGGTTTGCTTGTGGTTTTTATGGGGCGTTAGTCTTGAATTATTGTTATTTACCGGAACGCTTTAAAGGATTCCTTTGGCATTTTATCCTGACGAATCGGTTGGTGCGTTACGCGTCCCTTTCCGGGATTAAGCGTTCGCTGGAAATCATGGTGGAGTACAAGAATCTGGGAGTTGACCCGGAGGCGGCCATCGTTTTTTTCGAGAGAAATCAGGATCGGTTGCAGGAGTTGTTTGATCGTTTCCTGCCGGATGTTCAAGAGAAATGTCGTTTGATGTTGGAGGCGGATATAAGTTGTTAA